Sequence from the Sphingomonas sp. SORGH_AS_0950 genome:
GGACAGTACGGCCTTCGACCAGAAGATTGCCCGCTGCGGCACCTGCGCCGCTGAGACGATCCGCTTCGAAGTGAAGGATGTGATTGGTCACGGCACAAGGGTCGCTGGCGTCGCCGCCGGTGCCCGCGACGGCAATGGCATTCAGGGTGTGGCGCCTGATGCCACGATCCTGGCGCTCAAGATCAGCGGGCCGGACATGTCGAACGTGACGCCCACATCCGGCGCCGTGCCGGAAGGAAGTGGGCCGAACCCCGCGCTGCTTGCGCCCGCCATCCGCTACGCTCTCGAGAAGGGGGCGTTCGTCATCAACCTGAGCGCTAACGGAAGCGTCGCCGGACAGCAGGCGATCGACCAGCGTGCGGCGATGGACGCCGTGCGGCAGGCCGACCGGCTATTCGTACAGTCCATCTCAAATTTCACCGACGAAGACAGCTTCACCGGTCAATTCGCCGAAAACCTCATCGGCACAGATCGTGCCAACAAGGACTGGTTCCTGTTTGCGATCGGCGTCGACCGCAACGGCAATCCGCGTAGCGCCAACGGAAGCCCAGGCCCGCTCGCCGATCGCATGATCGCGGCGGGCGGCAACGCTGTGCAGACCATGGATGAAAGCGGCGCGATTGTGACGGTGACCGGCAACAGCTTCGCTGCTCCCGCAGTCGCCGGTGCGGCGGCGCTACTCAAGCAATATTGGCCGCAGCTTGGCGGCAAGGCGATCAGCCGCATCTTGCTCGACACCGCCACCGACGCCGGTGCGCCGGGCGTCGATCCGATCTTTGGCGCAGGCATTCTCAACATCGAAAAGGCGATGCAGGCGCAGGCGCCTGCTGCTGCCTTCGCGGCCGCGCAGACCGTATTGGCCCGCTACTCCTCGCTTACCGTCTCGGGTCCGTTCGGTGGTGGCGCCGGTGCGGCGGCGTTGGGCGACAAGGTTGCCGGCATGACAGTGCTCGACCGTTATGGCCGGGACTTCCACATGACGGGTGCATCCGGCATCCGCGCGCAGAGCTCTGGGCTCTTGGCCGGTGCGATGCTGACGCCGGTCGATCCGCCTTGGCTGACGCCTAACCCGACCGATGCAAGGTTCGGCTTTGTATCGCCGGCGACGACCACGGGTTATTGGCAGGGGGCGCGATCCAACCGCCCGGCTTTTGCCTCCTTTTCTCCGGCACGGGGGCAGACGGTCACGCTGGGCGCGAACGTCGCGATCGGCCAAAGTGCCGCCATTGCCGGATCGCCGTTGCGCGGGATCGGCGCGACACCGGTCGGAATGACGTCGAGCTGGAGCGGCTCGGGCTGGTCGGCATCGTTCGCCTCCGGCACGTCGCGTGATCGTCGGACTGAGCAGCGCACCGTCGCAATAACAACGCCGCTGGGAATCGGGCTGGAGCTATCCGACGTCGCCGAGCATGGCCGCGTGCTGGGGCTGAGCGGCGGTCCTGACCTCGGGTTGGAGGGGGCCTCCACCACGATGGCGACGCTGACGATGCGGCGGACCGTCGCCGGGCTGATGCTGTCCGCGCGGGCGACAGCTGCCAACACCCGCGTGCGCGGTGGGTCCGAACTGATGCGCTTCGACCAGCCGGTGCTCGGCACCGCTTACGCGGTCGAGGGTGCACGCGGCCTGCTTGGCGGCGTCGCGACGCTTGGCCTGTCCTCGCCGCTCCGCGTCGAGCGTGCGCGGGCCACCATGGTGCTGCCAGTCACCTACGACCTGATGTCGGGGGCAATGGCAACGCGGATGGCGGTGGTCGATCTGGTCCCGAAAGCGCGTGAACTTGATGTCGAACTGGGTTGGTCGGCGGCACTGTCGCCAATGTCATCGCTCCGCGTCGGCATCGCCCAAGCCTTCGATGCGGGCCATGTCGCGGGTGCGACCGACATCGCGGGCTTCGTCACGCTGGTGTTGCGGTGACCCGTCACCTCGCCGCCCGCGCACCGCCTCCGGGCTGACGCCGCCAGCCAGCGGGAACACCCATGACAGTCAGGACTGCGACGCCGGGATGACTCCCCGGCGAACGATGTCGCGTGTCCGCGAAACAGGAAGACGCAAGATGATCAAGATAACGACGATCCCCGCCATGCTGCTGCTGGCGGTAAGCGGCACGGCCAGCGCACCATGCGAAGCACAGTCGGTGAAGACGGCACCCAAACCGACCAAACTGCTCGACATTGCCGGCATCCGTCCCGGCATGAAGGCGGCCGACGCGGCGGCGATTTTGCGAAGGACCGGTTGGACGGTGACTGCTGATCCCGGCAACAGCTGGGCAGAAGTCGTGGAGGAAGCGGTTGCCAGACGGCGCAATCAAATACCGCCGACGTCCGCCCGTTCCGGCGTTTACGATTACAACGGGGTTAAGGGCGAAGAGACTGTCCGGGTCAATATCGTCCCCACGCCGGACGGTGGGCGGGTCGGCGTGGTGGGGTACCGCGCGCCGGAAGCTGGTCGCAGCTATGCCCAGATCCGTGCCGAGGTCATCGCCCGCTATGGCCCGTCGATCTATGGCCCACGCCAAGGGGTTCTGATCGCTCCGCAAGGCAAGGACGGCGCGACCATGTCGCTCGAAGTCGACTCGACCGGCATGCACCTGATGCTGCTGCCCGGTAGCGCTGCAGACCGCGAGGCGCGCGCACTGGTCGACCGGGCGGTAAGCGCCCGGCTCGGCACGGTCGGCAAATCCTTCTGACAGGAGCGGTATATGCCCTACCTCATCGGCATGATCCTGGGCGATGTGCTCGGGCGGATCGGGTTCTTCCGCGCGGCGGGCGCAGCGCTGCTGTTGGGCGCGGTCGGGTTCCTCGCCTATCGTCTGGTTGCGGCGAACCTCGACCCTGCGATGGCCTATGGCGCTGCCGTGGCTGCGCCGCTGACCTTGTTCGGCTGGGCGATCTGGCATCCGGCGACGTCGCGCTTCCGGCTATGGATCGTCGAGGGCGTCTATTTCGCCG
This genomic interval carries:
- a CDS encoding S8 family serine peptidase; translated protein: MSAKAAYAYDRGIAGKGVTIAILDTGIDTSGREFAGRISPDSTAFDQKIARCGTCAAETIRFEVKDVIGHGTRVAGVAAGARDGNGIQGVAPDATILALKISGPDMSNVTPTSGAVPEGSGPNPALLAPAIRYALEKGAFVINLSANGSVAGQQAIDQRAAMDAVRQADRLFVQSISNFTDEDSFTGQFAENLIGTDRANKDWFLFAIGVDRNGNPRSANGSPGPLADRMIAAGGNAVQTMDESGAIVTVTGNSFAAPAVAGAAALLKQYWPQLGGKAISRILLDTATDAGAPGVDPIFGAGILNIEKAMQAQAPAAAFAAAQTVLARYSSLTVSGPFGGGAGAAALGDKVAGMTVLDRYGRDFHMTGASGIRAQSSGLLAGAMLTPVDPPWLTPNPTDARFGFVSPATTTGYWQGARSNRPAFASFSPARGQTVTLGANVAIGQSAAIAGSPLRGIGATPVGMTSSWSGSGWSASFASGTSRDRRTEQRTVAITTPLGIGLELSDVAEHGRVLGLSGGPDLGLEGASTTMATLTMRRTVAGLMLSARATAANTRVRGGSELMRFDQPVLGTAYAVEGARGLLGGVATLGLSSPLRVERARATMVLPVTYDLMSGAMATRMAVVDLVPKARELDVELGWSAALSPMSSLRVGIAQAFDAGHVAGATDIAGFVTLVLR